The segment GCTCGAGctcttggtaggcttctgctgcAAAAGAAGAGCCACAGACCAGTGTTGTATATATCATCAGCGtttgccaggatctgggttggcttatagaagatggttcccgaagTCTATACCCTCCACTGAGTCCCGGATAGCCCTATTTAGTTCCAAGTAGAATAGGATACCGATCTGGGGCCAgtttcgtggtacagtcgtcatctcgtacgacttaacaacatgcccgtcatgggttcaagtcccaaataaaacgtgctcccatacgtaggacggaCTATCCtatggtaataaataagtaaataagtcactgaaagccaagccaacTAGTGGCACAGGTAGGCCTTAACCGACCACGATcgttgtgccaaaagaagaagaaaaagaagaataggaGACAAGCTTTGGTGGTAGCATAAGaccctgagagttttccatccaccttcaCCTGGTAAGTGATGTTGATAATGGTGATTCTAACCAGCCTTATCAGTTGGCCgagattccaaaagagctcatagcatCGTATAGTTTTAACCTGACtatgctctctctctatctttctcttgttggcctgctcacgatgAAGCTTGTCGTCGagacatggcccggtcaacaatcaTCTCCAGaatgctcggtccctggctcCAACCTTCCATTCATGTAGACATCCGATCTCCGACGGATCTTCATTCATCTGATCCAGTCATCGAATTCGCTTTGCTTCCTTACGCCTCATGtcgaactggggatcgctgttGAACACCTTCTTGacggggcatgagtccggcatcctggATTCTGCATCTCGATGAAGCAGTCGatgaagcccatagtatgcacGATTTCGTTGTACAATGCGCCTCCGGATTTCGCCGATGATGTCGTTGTCTGAAGTAATGACCGTCCCAACATAGCAGCATTTCTCTAACATCTTTAGATTGTCaccgtcaactaatacactgcttcccagttGATCTTAGTCTagggcaagcaggtacttcgtcttcgtcgcattgattctcaatctaATTCTTGCTGATTTGACGTTTGAGTCGGGTTTACGCCTCATACACCTTCGCTGTCGTCTTACCAATagtgtcgatgtcatccgcgaagccaagaaattggagagaccggTAGAAGATCTTGCCACGGATGTCGTTATCTAGTGCCTCGAATGACACCTGGCCATGCTATCATCTACGGCTTTGAAGCCAATGAAGCGATCGTAGATGTTGTGCCTGTATTCccccatcttctccaagatctgcggCATGGTAAAGACCTAATCAGTGGCTGAGTTTCCCTTCCAGATCCTCTTTGCTTGTTTctgactatctcttcgacgtgagGGACGATCCTGAAAGATCagcgagaatattttataggcgatATTCAACACTGTAATATCCCTGTAGTTGTTGAAGTCCAGCccgtctcccttcttgtatataggggtagatgatgccgagactTAAATCACAAGGCCACACCTCAGTAATATATCGCACGTTCGTTTCTCGGCTTGAAGGAACTGCCAAGATGTTATTTGAACAATGTTCGCTTACTTGCTCCTGCTTTACTCTTTAGGCTAGATCGTTATTTCGCAACGAAAACAAAGGCTCATCCAATCAAGCCCTGAAAGGGGCAACAACTATTTTGGTGCAAATTGCCCTAATGTATGCAATCGGCGCACAAACCGGTACGCGCTTTATCATTTTGCTATTGACGCCCGAGAGCTTTCCCGAGAGCGAGTcaaacctcagacacaggagTAAAATAACATTGCAGCTTCGCCCATAAGCGGACGCAATTGCTCGCCACCGTACCGCTTACCTACCTATGCAAGCCAGCCAATCAAAagcgcgtgtgtatgtatgggCTTTGTTATGATTGCGACATTGATTCTAGCGCTCCTAGCGCTGTGTAGCAATCACGGCAAGCCTCAGTAGACGGCACTCTAAAGCGCCAATTATCGCAATAACATCGCGCGACAATTCATTGCCAGGCTCGCTAATTGAAAATTTGCACCGAGCGAGCCCCCGGCTCGAAACAGTGTTCACGTTCGGCGATGCCGGCTGAGATTCCCGATAGCTCGCCagcacccctccccccccccccttcccccgcTCCTTCATCTTGCTTCTAGCAGCGGCTCATCAAGACGTGACACGACGTCACGAAGCAATCTTCATCGACAACATGCACACATTGGCCGATCTTGCCGGGGCGAGAGCGGCGGCGTCAGAGCTACTTTTGTAGCGCCATTTATGTTGTACCGCACAATAAATCCTTCCCAGCTTGCCCACCTGCCCAGACCCTCCTCAGGGTATCATGCAAACCCCGTAGAGCGGGCCGTGTTCACAATTCACAAAAGAGCCCGGACCGGGGCAAGTGAATCAGTTCATTATGGAAATGAAAGCCACTCATCAAGCCGGCTgacggtcgtcgtcgtcatcgttttGGGGGTTCGGTGCCGGCATCCATCATCTCCAAACTGTGCGGCAACGGTCCGAGCGCATACCCTCCATCCAATCCCCGCCCAACAGTGCTCACTTGGACGGCATCCGAGCTTCTCGttaacacacgcacatgtTCATTCACGAGCCCAATCGAAACTGTTGGATGACAAATTGTCTCCACCCGGAGCACTGCCCGACCCgttttctcattttctctctctctctctctctctctctctctctctcactcggtTGTTCTAAAGGTTTAACAAACGTTCACACATCTTTCTTGCTGCTAGCCAAATGCTGCGGTTAGCGGCCTTTTCCACCCACCCGCCTTCCCTTCCGTCGGGGCACTCCAAACACATATACACGCTCTCTAGGGGTTGTTAGGATGTGTAATTTTGGCATTTGTTTTCGCCGACTGAAAGCCCGAGCAGTGGGATGGGGCAGCCCAGCCCGCTTGTTGCTGATTTCGACAGCAGTGGCAAACCGTTCGCCCCTTTCTACCGGCTCCTCCTCCAGCCGGAGCGCACAGCATGGTCGACCGGGTTTTTCGGCCCGTCCTATCATTGctctgcccccccccctcctcctctcCCCCTCTGAGGGTAGTGAGGCGTTGAGTGTGGAAGAcaaaggaggaggagaagggcGAGTTATCGCTCGAGCCCAGCAGCCCGGTGCCTCCTAAGCGAGCGTACGAGCCGCCCCCAAGAACGGGCATTTATCAGCATCAAATCACGCGTCGCATATGCTAAAGACGTTGACGTTGGTTTCTGTGCGGGTGTtagtgcgtgtgcgtgcgtgcccgtgtgtgtgcgcttttatCAAACGACACAATGGCGACGGCGTCAGAGCAGGCGATGGTCCTgtcttgcttgcttgcttcttctttttttacgaCCCATTGCAAGGACCGTTTGGCTGCAAAGACGCAGGATACAGCGCAAGAGAGCGAAGGACTGCTAGGCTTAGATTTcgggaaatgaaatgaagccAGCGTTTTCTGGGCCGTACACTTGGCGGCGTGTGGCCACCGACAGTGTACCGACCAAGTCGGTGGTATCAgtgccacaccacacacacacatggcccGGGCCCAAGTGGTGTGGCAAAATAAATACGATGAATTGAGAGGATTTATTACGCAACAGCGGTTCCAGTGGAGCTGGATACCGTCAACGAGGACGGAATGGGTTTTGATGACTAGTCGAGCTCGGCTAGCGTAGAGTAGAGTCCGTAGCAATTTAACCGTTCCATTGCGACCAAACGCAACTCACTTAGACCAGTCCTGTGGTCAGTGGACCTGTTTTCTTATCTCACCGTTTCTTCGCTTTCCAATCTTCTTCCAGCTGAGCCAAGACATCGGGTACGTGCTGTACTCGGCGCTCGGATCGTTCTACATTCCGAGCTGCATCATGGTATTCGTCTACATCCGGATCTACTTTGCGGCGAAGGCCCGGGCCCGGCGCGGTATACGCAAGAAGCCGCTCAAGCCACCGAGCGAACAGGTAAGATAGGCGTGCCAAACCGATCGTCTTCGCTACTTGAAACCGTTGCGCATATTTCTTTAGGCGGTTTATTTGAACGTTCCCGATCATCTCGTAggaattttgtttattttgtttgatacAGCCGTTCACCGTAAAGGCAAAACGATAGGAGATTTAGCATAAAGTTGCATTTCAATACAATTAGTACATCTTATTACAGTCGTTGTCACTAAATTTTGGCTATAAGGCATCATTTTTTCTCCTCTAAGGCATCAACTGTGAAGAGTGCGCCTCAATTTTGGACTGTAACGCACCAGTGtttgtctgtaagtcaacATTTTATTACTATCGTAGAAATCGTGACACATTTACTTACAGTCAAAAATGCCTTACAGCAGAGACGTCAAACTGGTAGCCCGCGACCTCTTCAGTCAAATTAATTTTGCATTTCTGCTTCTACAGTACATGTCAGACAACTTCGGACACCTAAACTATGAAGAGATTTTCAACTTGGCAGGATTTTCTGCTAATTGTCATAAAACCTTATTTAACAAAATTGCTCAACCAACCGATATCAACAACACAAGTTTAGGCACTGTTTAAGCATATTGGTTCGGGAAAGTATAAGGTACTAAAGTAAGTAACAATTACTAAGTACTTGTTAGCCTTGCTCTATCCGACTGTTAGATGAAGATATATCTAAGTCTACTGGACAAACCGACCTGAAGTTATGTATGGACCTTGGACAGCATCTAAAATAAGAATTCACGGTTTTTAATACCAGctcaaaaatgttgaaaacgAAAATGACACTAATGTTTAGataaaatttactattttgcCATGGATAAACCAGTCACTGCCAGGTATTGCCAATATTTTTGCGTACTAAATCTTGTTAAGTTggcaaaaaacatccaaattTTAAGCATATCAGACGCCTATAGCATATTGAAAATGATCCGCCTCAAACCTCCTTTAGTAACACATAAACAATAtggcgtcatccatcaattacgtaacgcaaaaattgtaattttttcatctcccccccccccttagtGTAACAAATTGAAACGTGAGAagaaccccccccccttcctcaAATTACGTAACTGgtggaccccccccccccttaaatAGCTTAGTTTATTGAACAGAATCCTCGTTTATTGCTCATTtgttattcgaaaaaaaatcatacattttattttgatttacgTAATAAAAGTTAAAGTCCTCCCCCATGAATCAAATCGTAACGTTTGACGATATCCCCTCCCCACCCCTATCAGCGTTacataattgatggatgacgcctaTTTCACATTAAAGTTTTGTTTCTGTTAAAACGTAACTGTTATCCCAATATTAAATGAAAGGAACTGCTAACGATCCTTTTTCTTGTGTCATATAATATCATATAAAATCTAGGCGGCGGTCCGTGCTACTACGTTTAATAGCATTTTAGCCCAAGTGGTgtcaaatgagtttgacatcacTGCCTTAGAGGTAACAATTGTGACACGCTGCCAAAAATGATGCcttagaaacaaaaatgagtGGGTTGAAAGCCAAATTTAGCGGCAAAAACTGCAATACAAGTATCAGTCTCTTGAACGTCGTTAGTTTCTATTAAGGAACGTGATTATTTACAACCTAGCAAAACGTTTCTTAGAAGTATTGATGATTATAATATAATAAGCTGTCCAGACCAGCCAGTTTAAAAACCTAACGGTGTTTCCACCAAGGCCCTGTTAGAATTCGTATCGTGTCAACAGTTAGGAGAGAGCATGCAATTGCAAGTTCCTTCACGACATTGTGAATTGTTGTTTTCCAGCAAAGTATAAATTCTTATGTACGATTCGATTGGAAAAGAGATGTGatgataatgaaaaaaaagaaacaaaccgcctaaaagtatgcaatctccATAGCAAATGTACCCTTTTAACCTGCAAAATGTAACACTTACACCCACGGTTTTCCTCTGTGTCTTGCAATCTTCCCCCAACCTGCCTATTACACTCCTTCTGTTCCCTATCATCTCCTCCCCAtgcccccctctcccccccccccccccccccacacggATTTCCCACTGCTACCCACCCCACCCTTTTCGCAGGATACGAGTTTTACGCGGAATGCCGGTACCGTGCCGATGCCCTCGCTACCCAGTGCCTCTAGCAATAACAATcagtcggcggcggcggcggcccatcatcagcagcacccGGTGCAGCTTTCCAGCGGGGCGCAGGGCGGTGGCAGCACGCAGATCGCGACGATCGAGCCGCCGCCGCGCGGCACCCCGATGCCGATCCCGGTCGTGACGTGCGATTTCGCGTCGGACATGTCGACGAGCGAGGCGGCCACGGCCGAGCAGGACCAGCACGGCCCAATCTCGCCCGTCGCGCTCGAGCCGAAGGACACGCTCAAGGTGACGCAGCCGGCGCAGCAGGGCCGGAGCACGAACGGCATCACGGCGGCGGGGGCGGCCACCGAACCGGTCGCCTCCCCGTCGTCGGCGGCCGCCCGCAGCCGGGCGCTGTCGGTCGGCATCGACACCGACATGGTGAGCGAGTTCGACCCGTCCAGCTCGGACTCGGGCGTGATCAGCCGCTGTGCGGTGGTGAAGCCGCTCAAGTTTCGCCTCTGCCAGCCCATCTTCGGCAAGGGCAAGGCGAAGGCGCGGCAGGCGAACGCGAAGGCCGCCGGCCACGGCGGGGCGCACGCGGGGCGGGGCAACGCGCCCAACTGCACGCAGCCGATGCTGGCGGCGCCGGGCGGCCAGCAGGCGATCTCGCAGCTGATCGCGGCCAAGCAGACGGACAGCGCGTGCAGCGAGCTGGAGCCGGCCCTGCCCCCGAAACCGAAGCCGCGCGACCCGGAAAAGGAGAAGCGCCGGATCGCGCGCAAGAAGGAGAAGCGGGCGACGCTCATCCTCGGGCTGATCATGGGCAGCTTCATCGCGTGCTGGCTGCCGTTCTTCTTCCTCTACATCCTGGTGCCGGTCTGCCCGGACTGCCACATCCCGGACAGCGCGTTCTCGCTCGCGTTCTGGCTCGGCTACATGAACTCCGCGCTCAACCCGGCCATCTACACCATCTTCAACAAGGACTTTCGGCGCGCGTTCCGGCGCATCCTGTTCAAGTGATGTTTAGCGTACGTGTGCTGCTATCGCTGCGTCTCCCGTAGCATCGAGAAGGCTACGGAGCGGGCCATTGGCGGCGCACAGCTCGGCGGCGGCTACCGGACCGGCGGCTACCTGCGATGATAATACGCGCCGCTAGGTGGCGCACCCGCACCGCTGTTCCTACTACAGTCACCACCATCGTCATCACCAGCACCGGCGCCAGCGTACCGCGAGCCGGCCGGCACCGTCGCGCTGCTCGTCTTGGTGGCCGCCATCGCCGTCGCCACCATCGAGCCGTGCTGGAGGAGGCCCTGGATGGTGCCGCGGGGGATACCGGCGCGCGAAGGGTATGCAACGCCGCCCATCTTTCGGTAACACCAATGCGAACAAGCAGAGAGCAATAGCTgtagagagaaggagagaacacgaaagattaaaaatgtaaagcaaaaaaagcaacacaaaaacactcacacacatatttACTGCATCTTCGAGTCATCTTTGTACACtctcacaaaacacacacacacacatacacatgcgtATAGCTGTGTGCGTATCAGAATGATTTGGATGTAGTGTTTAGCAGTACTTTTCCCCACCAATTACTCTCCCACCAAGCGTAAACATGGCGAACGGACGTGCGAGCATTGTGAAAAGCCGGAGAAGCAAACTACGAAAATAAATACTGCGGCAGAGGGAGATGAGGCGAACAAACAGCATCAAATGATCAAAGCAGACGACACGGAGAAGCTATCCGGCAATACTTAAACAATTATTCGCACGAAGCTGTGTACTTATCTGCAAACCAAACCGTAGTGTGCGTAGCGTACTACCACTATATATCTAGCTAAAAATGCAAGGGACGGCCAGTTGGACACTAAACAAGTAAAAATCGAGTTACGGGCAGCACGGCAAAGCAAACCAAATCGCCCCCCAAAAGTAGGTGGTACTATGAGTaggaaaaaacataaatagacGTTAAGACAGTGGGTTTCTGCACAGCATAGCACAGTGGGAAGGGACACAAGCGCAAAGCGTAGGGTACACAATGCACAACCTTCCTTCCTGGAACAGCCGACACGTGTACATAGTGCAGGCAAGAGGCGGTATAACAAGAGCGAGCCGAACAAAAGCCCAGGAATCCAGCAATCAAAAATCAAACCTCTTCTCGCAGTTGTGGCGCTCGGCAGCTGAGGTGATGAGTGAACTGGGAGTGGTCGTTTGCTTCGCTCTCCGCGTCTTAAGCTCGGCGGCCGGCGGTGGGGCTTGCTGGCGGAACACGAAACCCGGTGACTAGTGGGTCTGGGACTTAGCTAACTAATTTCAAACTAGTAATTATCAGCACACGTGCGGGCAGCGTAAAAAGGATGGGTGATACGAAACCGCTGAAATTGCGCCGCGTAGAAAtatttagcaaaacaaacaaaaaaaacgccccCACACAGAGCGATGCATTCGCCGGCTACACCATTTGCATTCAGATTCGGGGGAAAAGTTGGGCGAGCGAAGGTTCAACCGGGATGGGCAGGCAAATTGGAACCATGTTTGTCCTCGGGGCAGGCACCGGTTTTAAGCACCGTCAAACAAATGCTATTAGTTTATTTGTGTTTAAatagcacacgcacacaaacgcaaaaatgtcactgtgtttttttgttctttttagaaccgaaccgaaaccaCCCGCCCGCGGGAAGCGGATCCGAGAGCGATGGAAATGTAATGAAAATTGCAGAaacatttaataacaaaaaaaacctctgcACGCAAATTTTAATTATGCATTCTAAATCGCTCCCGCTCAATGCGGTGCGTGCGAATCCAATTTACTTCTCGACGATTTCATTTTGCGAAAAATGTTGCCACcattgccaccaccacccccaatCGAGCTGGATGCATTTGGGGAAAGCTGAGCGCTAGCTGCAGCGCAAGGGGGAAAGAATGTACTAAAGGAAGGTGAAAGgaggaagcaacaacaacaacaaaaaacttgtAAAAATCAATGACTAATAGTTGGTAAATACCGGTATTAAACAGGGGGGTTGGGGGAGCGGAGACAGCACCTGCGGTGGCGGGGACCGCTTCCGGGCCCCGCCGCGCGTCCAAGTGCGAAGCTGCCAACCCCCTCGATCGAACGTGATGCGTCCGAATcctgtttttttgtacatagCGGAAGCGGCCAGACAGATTGAGggaaaccacacacacacacacagcatatTGCAACCCAGGCAGAGAACAAGACAatgcacatacaaacacacacatacacacacccacacatgcGTACGGTAAAGCGAGTAGGACGGTGTGCGTGGTCGTTTCTCGAGGGTAAAGGATGTTGCGTAAAGttgttttataaaaacaaacgCGCCACTTGTGTCCTTGCCTGAGACGATTCCGATGCGCAACCatggaagggaaggaaagggaACAGGAAGAGTtcggtggagggggggggttgtTTTGGGGTGCGGAGGACTGGCGAGGATTGAGGGAGGCAGAGAGCGTGGCAAAGGCACGAaactcgctcgctctcacCCACA is part of the Anopheles gambiae chromosome X, idAnoGambNW_F1_1, whole genome shotgun sequence genome and harbors:
- the LOC3289716 gene encoding alpha-2Db adrenergic receptor, coding for MDFVSSPPGNITQEDFLAIVGANGTVGGGPTMFNDSLAVAAAAAAAAAAAAGGVAGPGGTAAGVGPGENLTILHGAYPSGYTLPHIIIASIIVTILMIVIVVGNMLVIIAIATEKTLKNIQNWFIASLAVADFFLGLVIMPFSLANELMGYWIFGNWWCDVHSAMDVLLCTSSIMNLCLISLDRYWSITKAIEYLKSRTPARAAFMIAAVWIMSALVCIPPLLGWKAQRPEGHVELPQCQLSQDIGYVLYSALGSFYIPSCIMVFVYIRIYFAAKARARRGIRKKPLKPPSEQDTSFTRNAGTVPMPSLPSASSNNNQSAAAAAHHQQHPVQLSSGAQGGGSTQIATIEPPPRGTPMPIPVVTCDFASDMSTSEAATAEQDQHGPISPVALEPKDTLKVTQPAQQGRSTNGITAAGAATEPVASPSSAAARSRALSVGIDTDMVSEFDPSSSDSGVISRCAVVKPLKFRLCQPIFGKGKAKARQANAKAAGHGGAHAGRGNAPNCTQPMLAAPGGQQAISQLIAAKQTDSACSELEPALPPKPKPRDPEKEKRRIARKKEKRATLILGLIMGSFIACWLPFFFLYILVPVCPDCHIPDSAFSLAFWLGYMNSALNPAIYTIFNKDFRRAFRRILFK